The following coding sequences lie in one Dunckerocampus dactyliophorus isolate RoL2022-P2 chromosome 4, RoL_Ddac_1.1, whole genome shotgun sequence genomic window:
- the LOC129180081 gene encoding complement C1q subcomponent subunit A-like, protein MTAETTNHINIQDLIVSVKDLMTAETTNSKTIQDLTTRVDHLKTAETANENTIQILTAHVDHLKTAETTNNKTIPDLKARVDHLMTAETTNTKTIQDLTTRVGKLDGMSDKRKVWFAAVYGNKKTCDDKVIFDNVPTNMGNAYDANIGIFTAPYKGAYFFTLTYQSWGKKMNLDVYKEKKDGSRERLMSLYDTTYIKDKNYMASNSRMVDLEHEDKVYVYAYSDHVLTSSWSNVFSGFLLHPM, encoded by the exons ATGACTGCAGAGACCACAAACCACATCAACATTCAG GATCTGATTGTAAGTGTGAAAGACCTGATGACTGCAGAGACCACAAACAGCAAAACCATTCAG GATCTAACCACACGTGTGGACCACCTGAAGACTGCAGAGACTGCAAATGAAAACACCATTCAG ATTCTCACTGCACATGTGGACCACCTGAAGACTGCGGAGAccacaaacaacaaaaccatTCCG GATCTAAAGGCACGTGTGGACCACCTGATGACTGCAGAGACCACAAACACCAAAACCATTCAG GATCTAACCACACGTGTGGGCAAGCTGGATGGCATGTcag acaaacGTAAGGTGTGGTTTGCAGCAGTATATGGCAACAAAAAGACATGTGATGACAAGGTGATCTTTGACAACGTGCCCACCAACATGGGTAACGCCTATGATGCCAACATAG GCATTTTCACAGCCCCCTACAAGGGCGCCTACTTCTTCACCTTGACCTACCAATCATGGGGTAAGAAGATGAATCTGGATGTGTATAAGGAGAAGAAGGATGGGAGCAGAGAGAGGCTGATGTCCCTGTATGACACCACCTACATCAAAGACAAGAACTACATGGCCTCCAACAGCAGGATGGTTGACCTGGAGCATGAAGACAAGGTGTATGTCTATGCTTATAGTGACCATGTACTTACATCTAGTTGGTCTAACGTGTTCAGTGGCTTCCTGCTGCATCCCATGTAA